One Halanaerobium hydrogeniformans genomic window, CAGCCATGCACCACCTGTCTCCGTGTGACATAAATGCCAAACCCTGCTTTCACAGGTAGTCACGGGATGTCAATTCTCGGTAAGGTTCTTCGCGTTGCTTCGAATTAAACCACATGCTCCACCGCTTGTGCGGGCCCCCGTCAATTCCTTTGAGTTTCAATCTTGCGATCGTAATCCCCAGGCGGGATACTTAATGCGTTAACTCCGGCACTGAAGGATTCGAACCTCCAACACCTAGTATCCATCGTTTACGGCTGGGACTACCGGGGTATCTAATCCCGTTCGCTCCCCCAGCTTTCGTACCTCAGCGTCAGTGTTAACCCAGAGAGTCGCCTTCGCCACTGGTGTTCTTCCTAATATCTACGTATTTCACCACTACACTAGGAATTCCACTCTCCTCTGTTACACTCAAGATAACCAGTTTCAAACGCAGTCTGTCGGTTAAGCCGACACCTTTCACGCTTGACTTGATTATCCGCCTGCGTACCCTTTACGCCCAATAATTCCGGACAACGCTTGCACTCTACGTATTACCGCGGCTGCTGGCACGTAGTTAGCCAGTGCTTCCTCCAAAGGTACCGTCAGGTGGGTATCATTTTCTATACCCACGGTTCTTCCCTAAGGACAGAGCTTTACAATCCTAAGACCTTCTTCACTCACGCGGCGTTGCTCCATCAGGCTTTCGCCCATTGTGGAAGATTCCCCACTGCTGCCTCCCGTAGGAGTCTGGACCGTGTCTCAGTTCCAGTGTGACTGATCGTCCTCTCAGACCAGCTATAGATTGTCGCCCTGGTGAGCCATTACCTCACCAGCTAGCTAATCTACCGCGGACCCCTCCTCAAACGATGCTAATAGCACCTTTTCTGATTGTGTGATGCCACACTCTCAGCTTACCCGGGATTAGCCCGACTTTCGCCAGGTTATCCCAGACTTGAGGACAGGTTATCCACGTGTTACTCACCCGTCCGCCACTATCTAGTCTCGTCTTCCGCCCGAAGGCTTCCGTCGAGGTAGACCGTTCGACTTGCATGTGTTAAGCACGCCGCCAGCGTTCGTCCTGAGCCAGGATCAAACTCTCCGTTTAAAGAATTTGATTTGGCTTCTATTATTTATATAAAAGCTTTGAACTAATAATTACTTTTAAGTTTTAACACTCAAAGTATATTAACGTTGGCTTGCTGTTTAATTTTCAAGGTTCACTGAATCTTCTTTAATAGAACAAAAAGGATGATTCAGCACTTGGACATTGAGTCCGTCGCACTGATCTTCTTTAATAGAACAATAATAAGATGATACCTTGCTAGGTCATTGAGACCGTCGCACTATATCTTCTTTGATTGGTGCTTTGCTCGGGAAGTTTCGCCCCTCACAGATCGCTTTTGTTTTTAACAGCGACATTTAATATCTTATCAATCCTGCTGCTGTTTGTCAAGAACTTTTTACAAAAAAATGATTATTTTTTCTGCTCAAAAGAACTTGTTTTTTTGCTCTTTTTCTATGCGACGTTTATTATCTTATCAACACTCTTTGACTTTGTCAAGGAGTAATTTTAAATAAAATTTACGCCTCTTCAAAAAGCAAAAATCCTTTTCAGCGACATATATTATCTTAACACTTATCCCCTCTTTTGTCAAGGGGTTAGAGCAGAAAAAACACTGGGAAATATCTCCATTCCCCAGTGAAATTATAGCTTTGGTTTAACTGTTTTTTAAAATGGTTACAATTATCTTTCTTCTTCTAGGGCCATCGAATTCACAAAAGTATATACCCTGCCATTTTCCAAGTTTTAATTGTTGATTATAAATTATTAAATTCTGATCAACTCCAATAAGACTTGACTTTATATGAGCTGCTGAATTGCCTTCAAGATGAGAATAGTTATCTTCAAAAGGTACTATTTTATTAAGTTCTTTTTTTATATCACTTTTCACACTTGGATCAGCATTTTCATTTATAGTAACTGCTGCTGTAGTGTGAGGAATATGAATTTGGAGTATTCCAGACTCAACCCCAGAATTTTCTACTATTTTTTTTATCTTATATGTTATATCAATAAATTCTACCCTATCTTTAGATTCAATAGAAAGTTCTTTTAACATTATAATCTGCACCTCCGTTTTAAAAGACTGAATATTTAGAATAATTACCGATTAAAAATACCGGGTTTTCCCCGGTATTTATTTTTAGTTGGTACTTTCAGGTCTCATGGTTGGAAATAAGATGACATCTCTGATTGAACTAGAGTCGGTTAATAACATAATTAATCTATCAATCCCAATTCCAAGTCCACCTGTAGGTGGCATACCATACTCTAAAGCTCTAATAAAATCAAAATCCATCATCTGTGCTTCCTCATCACCAGCTTCACGCATTTCTACCTGCTTTTCAAATCTGCTTTTTTGTTCTTCAGGATCATTTAACTCACTAAAAGCATTAGCAATTTCTCTTCCATAAATAAAACCTTCAAAACGATAAGTAAAGCGAGGATCATCTGCAATTTTTTTAGCTAAAGGTGAAACTTCAATTGGATAATCCATAACAAAAGTTGGTTGGATAAGTTTCTCTTCTACTCTTTCTTCAAAAATTTCATTTAAAACCTCACCATATGATAAACCCTCTTCTGGTTTAATACCAATAGAGTTTGCCAGCTCGTATGCTTCTGCTGCGCTATCAATTTCTGTGAAATCAACTCCAGCATATTCTTTAACTGCCTCAACCATAGTAATTCTTCTCCAGGGAGTAGTTAAATCTAATTCAGTACCTTCATATTCTACAACAGTCTTATCCAAAACTTTTTTTGATAAACTATAAATAAGATTTTCTGTTAATTCCATCATATCATGATAGTCGGCCTGTGCCTGGTAAAGTTCAAGAGTAGTAAATTCAGGATTATGTTTATATGACATCCCTTCATTTCTAAAATTCCTGTTTATTTCAAAAACCTTCTCAAAACCACCAACAATTAACCTTTTAAGATATAATTCGGGTGCAATCCTTAAATATAGATCCATATCTAATGTATTATGGTGAGTTACAAAAGGACGAGCAGTTGCTCCACCAGCAATCGGATGCATCATTGGTGTTTCAACTTCTAAAAAGCCTTTTTCTTCTAGAAAATTTCTCATTTCCCTAATAATTTTACTTCTTATAACAAATGTTTCTTTTACATCAGGGTTAACAATTAAATCAAGATAACGCTGACGATAGCGAATATCTTTATCTTTAAGACCATGAAACTTCTCCGGCAGAGGTCTTAAAGCTTTTGTTAAAAGCTCAAAAGAACTGACATTTATGGAAACTTCTCCTCTTCTGGTTTTAAATACAGTACCGGTAATACCGATAATATCTCCCAGATCTAAATTTTGGAAAAACTCATAACGGTCTTCTCCCACATTGTTTTGTTTAATATATAATTGAACCTTTGAGGTCATATCCATAAGATCAGCAAAACTAGCTTTACCATGGGTCCGAATAGCCATCAAACGACCAGCTAATTTAACTTCTTTATCCTCTAATTCTTCATAATTTTTTTCAATTTCAGCTGCATGATGAGTAGTTTCATATTTTTCTGCAAATGCTTTTTCTTCCCTGAGTTCAGCTAACTTTTCACGTCTCTGCAGCATTAATTCATTCATATCTTCTAAAATATTTTCGCTCATTATTAAATATACATCCCCTTATTTAATTATAATAGAAATTTCCAATTTCTTTGCTAGAGGCAGTTTCAAATAAATCAAACAAATCTTTATAAAATACTAATGCTTTGATTTTTTAATTGAAAGAATTTCGTAATGTGCCTCACCAGATGGAGTTTCAACTGTTACTTGATCACCAATAACATGACCTAAAATAGCTTTTCCTATCGGTGACTCATTGGAAATTTTATGATTTAATGGGTCTGCCTCAGCAGAACCAACAAGTGTATAGCTTATCTTTGTATCATTATCAAGGTTATAAAGCATTACAGTAGTACCCAGGTTAACTTTAGTATCTGTTACATCTTCATCTTTAACCACATGAGCATTATTAAGCATATTTTTAATTTCTTTTATTCTACCCTCAACAAAAGCCTGCTCATTTTTTGCATCATCATATTCAGAGTTTTCACTTATATCTCCGAACTCTCTTGCTACCTTAATTCTTTTGGCAACTTCTCTTCTCTTTTCATTTTGTAAATAGTCTAATTCATTTTCTAACTTGTCAAATCCTTCTTCTGTCAGCATCAATTGCTCTGCCATAAATATCTACCTCTTCTTTCTTTTATTATATTAACTTTTATATTATTCTGTAATATCATAATAAATTGTCTTTAAATTGCAAAATTAACTGTGCTAATTAAAAGTAAGAAAGGAGTAAAGCACAATTATTAATCATTATAGATAAATTTGCTTTTTTTGTCAAGAAAAATCAAATTCCTTTTTATAATCATTAAGAAGAGAAACTAATTTATCTTTCTCAAAAATTTTATTTACCTTGCTTTTAACCTTAGATGCATATGGCATCCCTTTTAAGTACCAGGCAATATGTTTTCTCATTAAAGGTATTGCCTGTTTTTCACCATAAAAATCCACAGCCAAATTTATGTGTTTCACGGCTATCTCTAATTTTTGCTGATTTGAAGGACCTTTTATTTTTCTGCCATTTTTTAAATACTCAATAACTTCTTTAAAGATCCAGGGATTACCCTGGGCAGCTCTGCCAATCATTATACCACTACAATTGATAAAATCAAATGCTTTTGCTGCATCTTCTGCACTAAATATATCACCATTTGCAATCACGGGAATCTCAACAGCATCAACTACATCTTTAATAATTTGCCAATCAGCTTTTCCTTTATAAAATTGTTTTCTAGTTCTGCCGTGGACTGCAAGCCCAGCAGCCCCCATTTTTTCAGCAGTTTTAGCTAATTCAACAGCATTAATATTATCTTCATCCCAGCCACTTCTCATTTTAACAGTAACTGGTATCGAGACGGCTTCTACTACCCGTCCAATAATATTTTCTGCTAATTCAAGGTTTTTCATTAAAGCTGAACCAGCTCCATTACTAACTATTTTTCTAGCTGGACATCCCATGTTTATATCAATTATATCAATATCATAATCATTTGCAATGTTTTTAGCTGCAGCAGCCATAAAATCTGCTTCTTCTCCAAATATCTGTACAGCTATCTTTCCATCTTCTTTTTTTTCAAATTCCACTAATTCTTTAGTCCTATTATTTCCATACTCATAACCTTTAGCGCTAACCATCTCTGTATATAATAATTTAACACCCATCTCTCTCACAATTTGCCGATACGGATAATCACTTACACCGGCCATAGGAGCAAGAAAAACGGATGGCTCAATACTTATATCAGAAATTTTAATTTTCATTTTACGATCCCATCCCATTAATATCTGCAATATATTTTAAACCTTTTAAAGTTAAAAATGGCTCTACATGATTTATTTTATCTGTTTCTGCAGAAATTAAGGTTACTAACCCACCAGTAGCTATAACTGTAGCATCTTCTGAAAGCTCTACTTTAAACTTATCAACCAAATATTCAACTTGGCCGACAAAACCGTAGACAATTCCTGCCTTCATTCCATCGATTGTGTTTTTACTTATCGCATTTCCTGGACCAATCAATTCAATTCTTGGCAGTTTAGCTGATTGGTTAAAAAGTGCTTCAGTTGAAATTCCTATTCCCGGAGCTATTGCACCACCGAGATATTCTCCCTTTGCAGAAACAGCACAAAAAGTAGTCGCAGTTCCAAAATCAACGATAATTAAAGGTCCTGAATATAATCTGCTGGCAGCAACTGCATTAACTATCCTGTCAGCACCAACTTCTTTTGGATTATCAGTTTTAATATTCATACCGGTTTTAACACCTGGACCGATTACTAATGGATTAAGCCCAAAATATCTATAAGCAGTTTTCTTTAAAATCCTCAAAATCGGGGGAACAACACTTGAAATAATTATTGAATTTACTGACCCACTTTTGATATTTTCTGATTCAAATAAATTTCTAAAAAGTATTCCATATTCATCCGGGGTTTTAGATCTGTTGGTAGAAATTCTCCAGTGGGTTATCAGCTCATCCGCTTCATATAAACCTAAAACTGTATTAGTATTACCAATATCCATCGTTAAAATCATTTTTTACACCCCATTAAATATTAAAATGATCCTTTATTTCTTGGAAAATTTCTTGTGTTGAAAGAATCTCATCGATTCTCCCTATTCCTTCACCAGTAAAAAATACTCCATTTTTCATATCACCAGCTTTTGCAGCTACTAGAGCGTCTCTGATACAAAAATTCTTTTTGCAGTGTTTTAAACAATCAGTACAATTAGCCGGGGGTGGGGCCTTATCTTCTTTGATTAAATTAGCAAACTCTGTCTTAATTGCATTTGCTTTTAAACCAACAGAACTCATAATCTTCATTACATCACTCGAAGATGCTTTGACACACAGTTCTTTGAATTTTTCTGAAATGGCAGCTTCTTTGCTGGCCAAAAACCTTGTTCCCATTTGAATACCATCTACACCCATCTCAAACATCTTTTCCATGTCAGTAGGTGTAACAGCATCTCCTGCACCAATGATAGGAATATTTACTTTGCCAACTATCTTTTTTATGAGATCAAAGCTGTGTTCATCTGTCCCCAAATGTCCTCCTGCATTACCACCTTCAACTACTATCGCTGCAGCACCTAATTTCTCAGATATCCTGGCTAATTTTAATGATGATACTATTGGTACAACAGGAGTATTACTCTCTTTACCAACACTAAACATATCACGTGAAAAACCAGCCCCAGAAATAATTACATCTACACCAGCTTCTACAGATGCATGAAGTAAGTTTTTGAAGTTTTTGGCTGCAAACATTATATTAACACCTATTATTCCATTTGTTTTTTCTTTAGCCTTTTTAATTTCATTTTTTAATTCCTGCACACCTAAAACAGTCCCAGCGATTACTCCAATTCCACCTTCATCAGCAACAGCTGCTGCTAATTCTGCCATAGATATGCGAATTGCCATACCTCCTTGTATTATAGGAAGCTCTGGCTTTAAATTTCCAATTTTAAGTTCAGGTAATTTCAATTTATCACTCCTCATATATTAACATTAGTAATTAACTAACTTTTATCTTATCATAGAATGCTTTATATTTAAATATCATTTTGACTATTAGTCAACTAAAATTATCAATCTCCTTAATTATTCTCTTAAGTTAATAATTATTAAAATTGTCTGGGACTTCTAATTCCCCATTAATAATTTTGTTTTTATATAGTTCCAGTTTATCAATTATTGAATCAGAAAGCTTATTATCAGCAATCTTTTGATCAATAGTTAAACCATAATTAGCCAAATTATAAGCTTTTGATCCATTTTGAAAAGCATCATCGAAAAAATTATTACTTTCTTTTTTTAATACATATGAGATGTTTTTAATAACATTCGTTAAAATTTTATCAGAAACTGTTTCAACAGTTTTGTTTTCTACTCCAATTAAATAAAAGTCATTTGCTTCTGCAGAAGCGATTATAGCGTCAGACGCAGAACCAGTAAAATAATATATTACATCTGCCCCATTAAAATAAAGCTGATCTGCTGTTTCTCTCGCAGTATCTTTAAAATTATTAGCACAAAGGTATTTACTGAGCAGCTTTATATCTTGATCAACCTGTTTGGCACCAGCAAAAAAACCAGCTTCATATTTTTTGCTTCTATTGTTTTCTCTTTCTCCAATAAAAGCTATAACAACACTTTCACTTTTTAAAGCTGCAATAACCCCTGCCAAAAATGAGCCTTCTTCGACGGCAAAATTTATTGATAACACATTATCCAGTTCAACTATACCATCAATTATTATAAATTTTTTCTGACTATACATTTGAGCTGTTTCTTTTAGCGACTGCTGCATTGAAGGCCCAATTGCCCAAATTAGATCAGCTTGACTTTCAGCTAAATAACTTAATTTTGGTAGATAATCTGTTAAAAGTTCTGTTTTGATAAAATCGTAATTAATATTAAAATCAATTTCTAATTCTTCCATAGCTAATTTAGATGCATAATTATAAGAAGGAGCAGTTGTATTTTCAACTTCAGTTATAACTGCAAGCTTCATATTTTCTGCAGAAATTGTTCCGGTAATGGTTAAGACTAAGAAAAAAAATAATAAAAATATTAGTTTTTTCAAAAGATCACCTCAAAAGTTATTCTATATTCATAAATTGCTGTATTCGAAACTTGTATTAAAAGAGTGGAAAGTTTTTTTACTTCCATCTTCCAATTCAGCAAGTATCTCACCACTATCCAATACATCTTTGATAATTACATTATATAAAGTGTTATTTTCTCTAACTTTTACTTTTTTCCCTATTATATTTAATGATTTTTTCCATTTTGAAATGACTTCTTTTCTGTATCCAGAAAAATATTTATTTATATAATCTTCTATTTCAAAAATAAAATTACTTAAAAAAATATTTTTATTTATTTTTTTAGACTTTTCTAGATAAAAAGAGGTTGCTGATTTTTTGATCTCTTCGTTAAAACAGCTGTTATTTAAGTTAACACCACAGCCAATGATTACAAAAGCACTTTTATCTTCAGTAAAAAATAATTCAGATAGTATTCCACAAATCTTTTTATTATTAACTAAAATGTCATTGGGCCATTTGATATCTGTTTTTAAAGAAAATTTTTCAAAAGTATTTTTCACAGCTAAAGCTGCTGCTGCAGTAACTTGTGGTATCTCCGGATAATTTTCTGGAAGCTTAAATAAAAAAGAAACGGAAAGACTTTTTTCACTACTTGAAAGCCATTTTTTCCCTCTCCTACCTTTGCCTTCGAGCTGTCTATCGGCAGCAAAAATAAATAACCTGTCTTCTGATAACTCTTTTATTGCAGTAGAGCTTAGTTTTTTTATAAACCTTTTAGCTTTTTCATTGGTTGAATCTGTTTCTTTTTCGATATATAAATCTATTTGGTCTATTAAACCATTCTTCCCTTTAATTTCTGCTAAATTCTTATATATATTTTTTTTATTTAGATTATTTAAACTTCTTTGTTTAACCATAAATTCACCCAATTCCTAAGAAAAGGCCCTCTTAAGAGGGCCCATTTTAAAAATTATACTATTAATTTTTAATTAACAGCTAGTACCTGCCCTTATTTCTCTTATATTAACTGTATTATGATTGAGTACTACCATAATAAAATAGGTATAAAGCGGAATATTTATCAACTGACTTATTAATCTAGGTGGCATTAAGACAGCAAATGGAACACCAAATAGAGTATTAATGAAATAAGGCACCAAAATTATAGAAGTTATTAATTGACCTATTGAGATAGCAGTAAAAATCACGGTCAGAGATCTACATCTTTTTAAAACATAAAACACAATTAAACCGGGAATAAACCCAGTCAAAAAAGAAGTTAAAGTAAAATGAGGCATGTAAGCACCAAGTGGATTAATAAAATACCCTAAAAGATCACCTAATCCACCTACTATACCTCCAGCAAGAGGTCCAAAAGCGATCCCGGCAAAAATGATAGGAAGAGCTCCAAAACCTACCCTAACTCCTTCTACTCCGGCCACCGGAATTCTAATACTAAAAACTCTAGTAAAAATAATCGTTAATGCTATTAAAAAAGATAATTGGGATATTCTTTTTGTACTAAAATTCAAAATTCGCACCTCCCTCCCTCTTCGGTTAGGATGATAGTTTTTCTGCACCAAAGAAAGAGGAAACTTTGGTGACAGCGGACGCGACATTGAGACCGCAGCTAAATGCTTTCGTTTCAGAGCAACGTCCCATCTCTGAACACTCTACGCCTCAAGCCTACTCTATCACATAATAATATTTGTCTATATTATAACCTATCTAAATTATAATTTAAAGTTAAATTAAAACAAACCAGTAATTTTTCCATCAGCATCAATATCTATATCCTCAGATGATGGCCTTTTAGGTAGACCTGGCATTGTTAATACTGGCCCTGTCATAACAACCAAAAAGCCTGCACCTGCTGAAAGGTTAATCTCATTAATACTGATCTTAAAACCTGTAGGTCTTCCTTTCAAAGCAGGATTGTCAGAAATAGAGCTAGAAGTTTTCGCCATGCAAATGGGAAGATCAGAATAACCCTCTTCTCTATATTTGTCTATCTGATTTAAAGCTTTATCACTATATTCTACACCTTCAGCCCCATAGATTTCTCTTGCAATAGTTTCAATTTTTTCTTTAATAGGAGAATCAGTTTGATAAAGAAATTTAAATTGACTTTTTTCATTTTCGAGAATATCAAGTAATTTATTAGCTAATTCTTCACCACCTTCGCCTCCTTTTGACCATACTTCAGACAGAGCAGTTTTTACTCCTAATTTGTGACATTCTTTTTTGATAAGTTCTATTTCTGCTTCTGTATCATCAGGAAAGCGGTTTATCGCTACTACAGCAGGAACACCAAATTTAGCAACATTTTCGATATGCTTTTCTAAATTGGCCATCCCCTTTTTTAAAGCTGATAAATTCTCTTCTTTTAAGTTGTCGATATCTACTCCACCATGCATTTTTAATGCTCTAATTGTTGCAACTATAACAGTTGCATCAGGGTTCAAATCAGCATAACGAGACTTTATGTTATAGAATTTTTCTGCTCCTAAATCAGCACCAAAACCAGCTTCAGTAATAGTTATATCAGCAAGTTTCATAGCAAGTTTTGTTGCCATAACACTATTACACCCATGGGCAATATTCGCAAATGGGCCTCCATGAATAAAGGCTGGAGTATTTTCTAATGTTTGTACTAAATTAGGCTTAATTGCATCTTTTAAAAGAGCAGTCATTGCTCCTTCAACTTTTAAATCATGAGCTGTAATACTTTTACCTTCATATGTATAAGCAACAACAATTTTACCCAGTTTTTCTTTTAGTTCCATAAGGTCATTTGCCAGACATAAAATTGCCATAACTTCTGAAGCCACAGTAATTAAAAAACCGTCTTCTCGTGGTTGCCCATTTATAGTTCCACCTAAACCTACAACTGTATTTCTTAAAGCCCTGTCATTCATGTCTAAAGCACGCTTAAAAGTAACTCTAGTCGGATCTATGTTTAGTTCATTACCCTGTTTAATATGGTTGTCTATTACTGCTGAAAGCAAATTATGAGCAACCCCTATTGCATGAATATCACCAGTAAAATGAAGATTGATGTCTTCCATTGGAACTACCTGAGAATAACCGCCACCAGCTGCACCACCTTTGATGCCCATTGTGGGTCCTAAAGATGGTTCACGAAGAGCTATAACAGCATTCTTACCAATTCGATTTAATGCTTGACCTAACCCAACTGTTGTAGTGGTTTTTCCTTCACCAGCTCTTGTAGGTGTTATTGCAGTAACCAAAACAAGTTTGCTATCTTCTTTTTCCGGTAGTCTTTTTAAAACATCTAGATTCACCTTAGCTTTGTATTTTCCAAACAGCTTTAAATCATCTTCTGATAAACCTAACTGAGCAGCAATTTCAGTAATTTCCTTCATTTCAGATGCCTGAGCTATTTGAATATCACTTTTCAAGATATTTCCCCCCTCAATAGTTAAATATTACTTAATTCTTATTAATTTATTTCAATATAATTTAATAAATCCCTTTATTTGCTCACAACTATCTCATTAAATTTAATTAATGTTAATTCACTCATTGTTTTCTTTTAATTGTTTTCTCTTGTTAAAAAAGGTTTTGCTTCCCTTATTAACCATAAAAAATACTGTTAGCGTAACACTACCCAGAATACCCATCATAATTGCTATTTGATATCTAATTGCAATTAATGGTGATGCTCCAGCCAAAATTTGACCAGTCATCATTCCCGGCAAAAAAACTATTCCCATCCCCATCATTGAATTAATAGTTGGTAAGATAGCGTTGTAAAAAGCTTTTTTATTTATTTCTTCTACCGCAGTGGATGGTTCTGCACCTAACATTAAATAATTTTCTATTAAGCGTTTGTTGTCTCTAAAACCATTTACTAAATGATTTACTCCAAGAGATATACCTGTCATAGAATTTCCTATCAACATTCCAGATAGAGGAATAAAATAATCAGCTCTATACCAGGGATCTAGACCAATAACCCCTAAAAGAAAAAACAATATAGCAATTAAAGTACCTGAAAACATCGAAGCTGCAATAATTCTTTTAAGCTCACTGGAAATTTCACCATCAACTCTGGCATAAATATTATAAATAGCAAAAGTTTCCATGACAAGAAGAATCAAAACACTAAAAAATGGATTCTGATTAGCAAAGACATAGTCAAGCAAAAAGCCAATTGCCACTAATTGAATGGTCATCCTTATAGAAGCCAAGATAATTTCAGATTCATTGCCGATATTCTTTTTTCTAACTATAAGAAGCAAAATCACAACAAAAGAATATGCCAACACTAACTGCATTATTTGAATACTAATGATGTTATTATCCATGATTAACTCTCCTCTTAAATTCTTTTAGACCAATTTTCCCTGTTCAATATTAATAATCTCATCTGCATATTCTTCTGCAACATTTGGATTATGAGTTACCATGATTAAAGTTCTTTTATTTTTTTTGGCATAATTTGCTACCATTTTTATAATTACATCTTCAGTTTCTAAGTCAAGAGATGCAGACGGCTCATCTAAAAGCAATGTTTCTGGCTCTAAAAGCATAACTCTTGCTAAAGCAAGACGCTGTCTTTCCCCACCAGAAAGATTTGCAGCATCATCATCTAAATTTTTATTTAGGGAAACCTTTTCCAAAAGATTTTTATATACCTTATCATCAGAATATTCATTACAGGTTATTTCTTCAGTTGTTTTAAAATTGTCCCTGATTGTACCTTTGAAAATTTGCGGTTCCTGAGCTAACATAACAACTTTTCTTCTTAATTGAACAGGATCATATTCTTCAATTTTTTTACCTTTGTAATATATATTACCACGATCTGAAGAAATCATATTGTTTAATAATTTTAAAAAAGTTGTTTTTCCTCCACCACTACTACCCAAAATAGCGGTGATCATATCCTCAGCAATCGATAAATTATCAATTTCTAAAATATCCTTAAATTTTACATTTTCTAGTTTAAACATGGTTTCCTCCCTAAGAATATGCTTTAATTATTCCGATTATAATTTTAGCAATTATTGTTCAATAAAGCAAGTTCT contains:
- a CDS encoding ABC transporter ATP-binding protein gives rise to the protein MFKLENVKFKDILEIDNLSIAEDMITAILGSSGGGKTTFLKLLNNMISSDRGNIYYKGKKIEEYDPVQLRRKVVMLAQEPQIFKGTIRDNFKTTEEITCNEYSDDKVYKNLLEKVSLNKNLDDDAANLSGGERQRLALARVMLLEPETLLLDEPSASLDLETEDVIIKMVANYAKKNKRTLIMVTHNPNVAEEYADEIINIEQGKLV
- a CDS encoding ABC transporter permease produces the protein MDNNIISIQIMQLVLAYSFVVILLLIVRKKNIGNESEIILASIRMTIQLVAIGFLLDYVFANQNPFFSVLILLVMETFAIYNIYARVDGEISSELKRIIAASMFSGTLIAILFFLLGVIGLDPWYRADYFIPLSGMLIGNSMTGISLGVNHLVNGFRDNKRLIENYLMLGAEPSTAVEEINKKAFYNAILPTINSMMGMGIVFLPGMMTGQILAGASPLIAIRYQIAIMMGILGSVTLTVFFMVNKGSKTFFNKRKQLKENNE
- a CDS encoding formate--tetrahydrofolate ligase; translated protein: MKSDIQIAQASEMKEITEIAAQLGLSEDDLKLFGKYKAKVNLDVLKRLPEKEDSKLVLVTAITPTRAGEGKTTTTVGLGQALNRIGKNAVIALREPSLGPTMGIKGGAAGGGYSQVVPMEDINLHFTGDIHAIGVAHNLLSAVIDNHIKQGNELNIDPTRVTFKRALDMNDRALRNTVVGLGGTINGQPREDGFLITVASEVMAILCLANDLMELKEKLGKIVVAYTYEGKSITAHDLKVEGAMTALLKDAIKPNLVQTLENTPAFIHGGPFANIAHGCNSVMATKLAMKLADITITEAGFGADLGAEKFYNIKSRYADLNPDATVIVATIRALKMHGGVDIDNLKEENLSALKKGMANLEKHIENVAKFGVPAVVAINRFPDDTEAEIELIKKECHKLGVKTALSEVWSKGGEGGEELANKLLDILENEKSQFKFLYQTDSPIKEKIETIAREIYGAEGVEYSDKALNQIDKYREEGYSDLPICMAKTSSSISDNPALKGRPTGFKISINEINLSAGAGFLVVMTGPVLTMPGLPKRPSSEDIDIDADGKITGLF
- a CDS encoding folate family ECF transporter S component; translation: MNFSTKRISQLSFLIALTIIFTRVFSIRIPVAGVEGVRVGFGALPIIFAGIAFGPLAGGIVGGLGDLLGYFINPLGAYMPHFTLTSFLTGFIPGLIVFYVLKRCRSLTVIFTAISIGQLITSIILVPYFINTLFGVPFAVLMPPRLISQLINIPLYTYFIMVVLNHNTVNIREIRAGTSC